Within Corynebacterium timonense, the genomic segment ATGCGGCGGGACTCCGCTTCGGCGTTGGCGCGGGCCTCGGCCTCGATTTCCTTACCGCGGGCGCGCGCGGCCTCGCGGATCTCGGCGGCTTCGGCGCGGGCCTCGGCGAGCTCGGCGTTGTTCTTCTCCAGGGCAGCCTTGGCCTCCGCCTGGGCGACCTCGGCACGTTCAATGCCGCCCTTAATGCGGTCTTCGCGCTCCGCAAGAACCTCTTGGAACTTAGGAAGCACAAACTTCCAGAAGAGGATGAAGACGACGACGAAGACGACCAGAGACCACACCACGTCGTACATGGGGGGAAGAAGGATCGAGGGCTCGCCCTCCAAGGGGAGCTCAGCGCCTTCTGCCGCCACGATAAATTCGGTGACGTTCGTCATAGGTTGCTCCTGCTCTAAAAAGGTGTACGTGGTTGCGCTGGTTCTTTTTAGAACAGGAAGCCGGCGACGAGGCCGATCAGGGCGAGCGCCTCAACGAAGGCGATACCCAGGAACATGGTGGTGCGCAGCTGGCCGGCCATCTCGGGCTGGCGAGCCATGCCCTCGACGGTCTTGCCGACGAGCATGCCGATACCAATGCCGGGGCCGATGGTGGCGATGCCGTAGCCGATGGACTGCAGGCCGTCGAAAGCGGTGACGGTCTCTTCTGCCTGAGCGAGGATGATGTCGTTCATGTGAAAGTCGTTCCCTTTCTTGGTGCCCCAGCCGCGAGGTGTGTGCGGCGGGGCGTGTGACGAAATGTGGAGGGGGTATTCAGTTTGGCCTGGGTGTTCGCGCCGTTGTTAGTGCGAATCCGCGTGCAGCGATAGTTCGATGTACACCGCCGTCAGGAGGGCGAAGATGTACGCCTGCAGGAAGATAATGATCAGCTCGTACAGGGTGAACAGCAGCGCCGCGATAATCGTCAGACCACTCAGGGCCGTCCATGCGTTGAGCTGCCAGAAGAAGAAGTTCGTGGCGGAGTACAACAGGACGAGAATGATGTGGCCGGCCAGGAAATTCGCCATGAGACGAAGAGCTAGTGTGACCGGACGCAGAATGAAGGTCGAGAAAATCTCGATCGGCACCACGAGGATGTGGAGGAAGGGCGGCAAGCCGGGGATCACGACCGAGTGCTTGAAGTAGCTTGCGCCGTAGCGCTTCACGCCAGCGTAGATCATCGCAATGTAGGCCACAACGGCGAGCACGATCGGCATACCGATACGCGCGTTCGGGGAAATGTTGAGGCCCGGGATGATCGTGGCTGCATTCATGAACAGGATCGTGAAGAAGATGGTGGCAATAACCGGCAGGAACCGCTTGCCGTCCTTCTTCCCCAACGTGTCTTCCGCGATCTGGACACGGACAAAGTCCACGCCCAGCTCCGCGACATTCTGCAGGCCTTTAGGAACCAGCTGCGGCTTCCTAAACGCAATGACAAAGAGGAGCACCAAGACAGCCGCCACGAAGAGGCGGACGATCATGATGCGATCCAGCGCGAACCACCCATTGGCGAAGTCCTCACCAATGATGTGGCCATACGTCTGCCCCGGGAAAAATTCTGGACCAAGTGCGGGCGGGTGGAAGGTACCCTTCATGCCCTCGGCCAAAGTTGTAACGCTCAGCGTTCTCTCCCGTTCTCGGGCCGCACCCGTTGCCGGGCACGGTGCGATGGACGTCTTCAAGTGGGCTGCAACCGCGGCGGACTCCGTCGCACATCAGCAACCGCGGTGCAGGGGATGTTCCTTCAGGCAGTTTCACGCCAACTCGCAAGCAGGCCCATGTCCACCTCAAGCAAACCCAGCGGCTAGCCTAACAGGTTCCGTAGCATTTAGTCGCGTCAGGGGGCGTGGTCTCCACCCCCAGGCCAATACGCCGGGGATTCGTCACCTATCGACGTATACGACGCGCGTGGTGATGACCCCCCAGGCCTCCACCGCAAGTACCACCACGAGGGCGAGAATCGTCGTCACGCCAAAAGCGACGTGGTCGTAAAACTGCAGGTCGCGGATGAGCGCGAGGACGATAATCAAGACCACCATCTTGACTAGCCACCCACCGAGGACGATCGCCATCGTCGTCGACGGCGACGTGCCCGAGGACACGAGGACCGACAGCGCGGTCAGGAGCACGAAACCGCCGCCAATCGCGGCGCCCATGATCACGGCCCACAACCCCGGCAGCCCTCGGGTCGCACCCCACGCCATGAGAGAGACGATGGTCAGCGCGAGCAAAACCCAGCCGCCGAGTCGCAGCGCCCGCACGAGAGGGGCGCGGGGGTCGTCGAAGCCCGCCTCAGCGTCGTTGACCGCGAGGTCGCCTTCGCTTGCCGACGCCCCATGGGCGTCGCCGGCACCGTTTCCCTGCCCGTTTTCATGTGTAGTCACAGCTTCGCATCCTACCCGCGGCGCAAAAGTGTCTACGGTGGGGAGGTGTACGCGATTTCTTATGGAACCACACGAGGAGGAATCATGGCTCACAACGTTGCAATCATCGGCGCACACGGCAAGGTCGCCCGTCTGGCGGTGCCGCGCCTTCGCGAACAGGGACACACCGTCGTCGGACTGATCCGCAAGCAGGAGCAGGTCTCGGACGTCGAGGCGGACGGCGCGACGCCGGTCGTCTTCGACATCCAGGACAACGACACCGCCGCGATCGAAAAGCTTTTGCGCGAGCGCGAGATCGACACTGTCGTCTGGTCTGCGGGCGCCGGCGGTGGTAACCCGGAGCGGACCTACGCCGTCGACCGCGACGCTGCCAAGCGCGCGATCGACGCCGCGGTAGCGGCGGGCGTTGGCCACTTCATCATGGTCTCGTACTTCGGTGCCGGCCTCGACCACGGAGTGGACAAGGACAACGACTTCTACCCCTACGCGCAGGCGAAGGGCGAGGCGGACGACCACCTGGAGCGCTCCGGCCTCAACTTCACCCTGGTGCGCCCAAGCATGCTCACCCTGGAGGAGGGCACGGGCCGGATCGACGCCTCCGCCGACGAGCCCACCGAGACCAGCCGTGCCAACGTGGCCCGCGTCGTTGCCGCCGCTGTGGACAACGGCCCGGCAGGCGACGCCACGCTGAACCGCGTCATCGAGTTCAACGACGGCGAAACCCGCATCGAGGACGTTCTGGGCAACTAGCCGGGCCCAGCAGTCGGGTCCGTGTGTACCGGCCCGATCTTGCCCCGCATGAGCGGCACGGCCGTTAGCGCCGCCGCCGCGAGGAGCGCGGCGACGGTAAAGCCGGTGGCCCAGGTGACCGGGACGATGGAATAGCTCACCGCTCCGAAAGCGACGGCCGAGACCCACAGGTAGAGCACGAGCACCGTGCGGCGGTGGGTGTGGCCGAGCCGCAGGAGACGGTGGTGGATGTGCCCGGCATCGGCGGCAAACGGGCTCTGGCCGCGGGCGGTACGCCGGATCACCGCCCAGACGAGGTCGAGCACGGGTAGCGCGACGGCGGCGAGCACGACCACGATGGGGCTGATGAGCGCGACGAAGTCGGCCGCGCCGTAGAGGGACATGTTGATTTTTCCAGAGGCCGAGATCGAGGCGGCGGCGAGCAGAAGGCCGATGAGCATCGCGCCAGAGTCCCCCATGAAGATCCGCGCCGGCTCGAAGTTGTGGGGCAAAAACCCAGCGCAGATGCCCACAAGCGCCGCGCAGATGATCGCTGGCGGGTAGGCGGAAACGGCGCCGCCTTGGTCGTGGAGCACCGTCAGGGAAAAGACGAGGATGGCCCCGCCCGCGATCATTCCCAGCCCTGCGGCTAGGCCGTCAATACCGTCGACG encodes:
- a CDS encoding F0F1 ATP synthase subunit B, producing the protein MTNVTEFIVAAEGAELPLEGEPSILLPPMYDVVWSLVVFVVVFILFWKFVLPKFQEVLAEREDRIKGGIERAEVAQAEAKAALEKNNAELAEARAEAAEIREAARARGKEIEAEARANAEAESRRIVEAGEKQLLASREQVVSELRTEMGQNSITLAERLLGTELSDTTRRSSTIDDFLAELDSVSTRK
- a CDS encoding ATP synthase F0 subunit C — its product is MNDIILAQAEETVTAFDGLQSIGYGIATIGPGIGIGMLVGKTVEGMARQPEMAGQLRTTMFLGIAFVEALALIGLVAGFLF
- the atpB gene encoding F0F1 ATP synthase subunit A, which gives rise to MKGTFHPPALGPEFFPGQTYGHIIGEDFANGWFALDRIMIVRLFVAAVLVLLFVIAFRKPQLVPKGLQNVAELGVDFVRVQIAEDTLGKKDGKRFLPVIATIFFTILFMNAATIIPGLNISPNARIGMPIVLAVVAYIAMIYAGVKRYGASYFKHSVVIPGLPPFLHILVVPIEIFSTFILRPVTLALRLMANFLAGHIILVLLYSATNFFFWQLNAWTALSGLTIIAALLFTLYELIIIFLQAYIFALLTAVYIELSLHADSH
- a CDS encoding SDR family oxidoreductase; translation: MAHNVAIIGAHGKVARLAVPRLREQGHTVVGLIRKQEQVSDVEADGATPVVFDIQDNDTAAIEKLLREREIDTVVWSAGAGGGNPERTYAVDRDAAKRAIDAAVAAGVGHFIMVSYFGAGLDHGVDKDNDFYPYAQAKGEADDHLERSGLNFTLVRPSMLTLEEGTGRIDASADEPTETSRANVARVVAAAVDNGPAGDATLNRVIEFNDGETRIEDVLGN
- a CDS encoding MraY family glycosyltransferase codes for the protein MSGAGVPLRELALVLLVAAAITYLATGPLRSLLVRTGRVAEIRQRDVHTQPTPSVGGLAMFAGFVAAVFLAQQLPALTRGFAPVTPEMTAVLAGAGAIVIVGIVDDLYELGALTKLIGQFFAAVLMSLLGLVFTVFYLPVGGGTTLIFDQVQGVTVSAIFTVVLINAVNFVDGIDGLAAGLGMIAGGAILVFSLTVLHDQGGAVSAYPPAIICAALVGICAGFLPHNFEPARIFMGDSGAMLIGLLLAAASISASGKINMSLYGAADFVALISPIVVVLAAVALPVLDLVWAVIRRTARGQSPFAADAGHIHHRLLRLGHTHRRTVLVLYLWVSAVAFGAVSYSIVPVTWATGFTVAALLAAAALTAVPLMRGKIGPVHTDPTAGPG